A single Cottoperca gobio chromosome 7, fCotGob3.1, whole genome shotgun sequence DNA region contains:
- the slc6a17 gene encoding sodium-dependent neutral amino acid transporter SLC6A17 has translation MPKNTKVTQREHSNEPVTESVADLLSLEHPMDYKSSQMSMGLSPGSTAPVKALIPSPDPDAEDGRPAWNNKLEYILAQVGFSVGLGNVWRFPYLCQKNGGGAYLVPYFILLLLIGIPLFFLELAVGQRIRRGSIGVWNYVYPELGGIGVSSLMVCGFVGLYYNVIIGWSIFYFVQSFQYPLPWAECPFERNGSQAIMVPECEKSSATTYFWYRQTLNITSSIDDTGGLNWKMTLSLLVAWILVCLAVIKGIQSSGKVMYFSSLFPYVVLFCFLVRGLMLKGAVDGIAHMFTPKLEKMLEPQVWREAATQVFFALGLGFGGVIAFSSYNKRDNNCHFDAALVSTINFVTSILATLVVFAVLGFKANIMNEKCVVDNAEKILGFLSTGVLSKDLIPPHVNFSHLSTQDYTEMYGVIKTVKEDSFNQMGLDACLLEDELNKAVQGTGLAFIAFTEAMTHFPASPFWSVMFFFMLINLGLGSMIGTMTGITTPILDAFKIRKEILCVGCCIIAFLLGLLFVQRSGNYFVAMFDDYSAGLPLTVVVILENISVAWIYGTKRFMQDLEDMLGFRPYSFYYYMWRYVSPAILVVLIIATVIEMAISPAGYNAWVEAEGAERFHSYPPWALGMAYSLIVVAMLPLPIVFIVRHFNLISDGSNKLSVSYRKGMMKDISNLEEQDEQRFILGKNPSEAPSPMPAHRPYLGPGGTQEMTNTNYGTSTKTGYQNIGSPESEL, from the exons ATGCCAAAGAACACCAAGGTGACCCAGCGGGAGCACAGCAATGAGCCGGTCACAGAGTCTGTGGCTGACCTGCTGTCCCTGGAGCACCCCATGGACTATAAGAGCAGTCAGATGAGTATGGGTCTGAGTCCTGGCTCCACTGCTCCAGTAAAGGCCCTGATACCCTCCCCTGACCCAGACGCAGAGGACGGCCGACCGGCCTGGAACAACAAGCTGGAGTACATCCTGGCCCAGGTGGGCTTCTCTGTGGGCCTGGGTAACGTCTGGAGGTTCCCCTACCTGTGCCAGAAGAACGGTGGAG GCGCATACCTGGTGCCTTACtttattctcctcctcctcatcggcATCCCCCTGTTCTTCCTGGAGCTGGCAGTGGGTCAGAGGATCAGGCGTGGCAGCATCGGGGTGTGGAACTACGTCTACCCAGAGCTGGGAGGCATCGGGGTTTCCAGTCTGATG GTTTGCGGTTTCGTGGGCCTCTACTATAATGTGATTATCGGCTGGAGCATCTTCTATTTCGTCCAGTCTTTCCAGTATCCACTGCCTTGGGCTGAATGCCCCTTTGAGAGAAATGGAAGCCAAGCCA TCATGGTGCCGGAGTGTGAGAAGAGCTCGGCCACCACGTACTTCTGGTACCGCCAGACTCTCAACATCACCAGCAGCATCGACGACACGGGCGGCCTGAACTGGAAGATGACCCTGTCCCTGCTGGTAGCTTGGATCCTGGTCTGCCTGGCTGTCATCAAGGGCATCCAGTCCTCTGGGAAG GTGATGTACTTCAGCTCTCTCTTCCCCTATGTGgtgcttttctgtttcctgGTGCGAGGTTTGATGCTGAAGGGAGCGGTGGACGGCATCGCTCACATGTTCACCCCTAAG CTGGAAAAGATGTTGGAGCCGCAGGTGTGGAGGGAAGCAGCCACGCAGGTCTTCTTTGCTCTCGGTCTGGGCTTCGGAGGCGTCATCGCTTTCTCCAGCTACAACAAGCGAGACAACAACTGCCACTTTGATGCAGCGCTGGTCTCCACGATCAACTTTGTGACCTCCATCCTGGCAACTTTAGTTGTGTTTGCTGTCCTGGGGTTCAAGGCGAACATCATGAACGAGAAGTGTGTTGTCGA CAATGCAGAGAAGATTCTGGGCTTCCTGAGCACAGGTGTGCTGAGCAAAGACCTCATCCCTCCTCACGTCAACTTCTCCCACCTGTCCACCCAGGACTACACAGAGATGTACGGCGTCATCAAGACGGTGAAGGAGGACTCCTTCAACCAGATGGGCCTGGACGCCTGCCTGCTGGAGGACGAACTCAACAAG GCGGTTCAGGGCACTGGTCTGGCGTTCATCGCCTTCACAGAGGCCATGACACATTTCCCTGCCAGTCCCTTCTGGTCTGTCATGTTCTTCTTCATGCTGATCAACTTGGGTCTGGGAAGCATGATCGGCACCATGACGGGAATCACCACTCCCATACTGGATGCTTTCAAGATCCGCAAAGAGATCCTGTGTG tgGGTTGCTGCATCATAGCCTTCCTGTTAGGCCTGCTGTTTGTGCAGCGCTCAGGGAACTACTTTGTCGCCATGTTTGATGACTATTCAGCTGGTTTGCCTCTCACTGTGGTGGTGATCCTGGAGAACATCTCTGTAGCCTGGATCTACGGCACTAAGAG GTTCATGCAGGACCTGGAGGACATGCTTGGTTTCAGGCCGTACTCCTTCTATTACTACATGTGGAGGTACGTGTCACCAGCTATCCTGGTGGTGCTCATCATCGCCACTGTCATCGAGATGGCCATCAGCCCTGCAGGATACAACGCCTGGGTGGAGGCTGAG GGCGCAGAGCGTTTCCACAGCTACCCTCCCTGGGCTTTAGGCATGGCCTACTCTCTCATCGTGGTGGCCATGCTGCCTTTACCTATCGTCTTCATCGTCCGCCACTTCAACCTGATCTCAGACGGCTCCAACAAACTGTCCGTCTCCTACCGTAAAGGCATGATGAAGGACATCTCCAACCTCGAAGAGCAGGACGAGCAGCGCTTCATCCTCGGCAAGAACCCCAGCGAGGCTCCTTCCCCGATGCCCGCCCACCGCCCTTACCTGGGCCCCGGCGGCACCCAGGAGATGACCAACACCAACTACGGCACCAGCACCAAGACAGGCTACCAGAACATCGGTTCACCTGAGTCTGAGCTATGA